The genomic DNA ATACAAAAAGAAGATGTGGTAAATGTGGTGAAAAAGCTAATGGGCTTAGGCGAACGGTTTGATTTTGATTTTTCTTTGGTGCCGCCTACCCTGGAAGATGTGTACCTTCGCTTGGAAGGAGGCGAACCACAGCATGACTCAATTGGACTTAAAGCATAAACGTATGGGGGTTTCGCAGTGGTTAATAGATTTATGGATACTCGTAAGAATTCAGTATGCCAATGTTAGAGAACAATGGCTATTAATCATCATCCTCGCCTCACTCTTTCCATTGACTACGTTAATGTTACTTCATTTCTTCGTGGAGAACCCCACGAATGACATGGTGCTTCGGATTGTAACGGGCAATATGGTATTCGCGCTGATCATCACAGGAATTAATCTACTTGCTCAGGACCTGTCTTGGCAGAAACATCGGGGGCATTTTGTTTTTTATGCCACACTTCCGATTAGTAAAGTTTCGTTTATATGTGCCAACCTTATTAAAGGCATGATTACGAGCTTTCCATCTTTTATGATTTTAGCTGTTATAGGGGA from Rossellomorea marisflavi includes the following:
- a CDS encoding ABC transporter permease codes for the protein MTQLDLKHKRMGVSQWLIDLWILVRIQYANVREQWLLIIILASLFPLTTLMLLHFFVENPTNDMVLRIVTGNMVFALIITGINLLAQDLSWQKHRGHFVFYATLPISKVSFICANLIKGMITSFPSFMILAVIGETIYDLEWNFHWFVIPLIFLSILSIVGFGVFIGFWSPSPQVTNIVLPSLMMFLGFLTPVLIDGEQLPKILYWISLVFPTTYVAEGLREVLTNGLTKGVLIDSFILVGFTVVSYFLILKNIKWRIE